The Prosthecomicrobium sp. N25 nucleotide sequence GTCCGTCAGCGGGACCACGTCGGCGATCTCCGGATCGCCCACGACCAGGTCCGCGAACGGGTTCTCGACCCGGAGCGTCTCGGACTTGCCTTGCGACACCCGGATGTGCTCCGGCCGCCCAGAGGCGACCCGCACGATGCGCTCCTGGGCCTCCGCGGGCCCCGCCGCGCCGACCGTGCCCCACGCCAGCCCGGCGGCCACCGCCGCCGCCATGATGAGGGTCCCGGCCCAACCGGGACGTCCTGTCCCGGGCCTCGATTTGCCAATCTTCAACTCACACCCCCAATCGCCGAACGAGCGATCGACTGAAGCCCGGACCGGCGGGCGGCGGCCTCTGCCACCCACCCCGTCCCGGACATCGGCCCGCCCGTCGCGACCCTCGGGGTCGAGCCGAATTTCTATTCCACCTCGGACCGGACGCCGTATTCCTGGCGCTTCGTGGCCCGCGAAACCGAAACCGTGGCCTGGCGGATGCGCTGGCTGCGCACCACCGCCGACTCCACCTCGCCCGCCGGCCTGAGGACGAGCGAGATCGTCCCGACCGAGGAGGCGAAGGCCACCTTCTGGGCGATGCCCGAGTGCACCTCGAGCGTCACCGCCTTGGGGATCGAAGGCTTCTCGGCGCGCTGGTCGAAGCTCTGGTCGATGGCGAGCACGCGCGCCCGCTCGACCAGCACCTCCGTGATGGCGTCGCCCTCGCCCTGGTGGCGGGTGAGCAGCACGTCGACCCGGTCGCCCGGCAGGACGAAGCCCGCCACCCCGTTGACCTCGTCGACCCGCACCGTGACCGCCTTCATGCCCTCGTCGATCACCGCCGAGAGCGTCGCCCGCTGGCCGGGTCCGGAGACCTTGGCCTGCAGGAGCGGCTCGTTGGCCGAGATCGCGGCGAGCGCCATGCGGCGGCCCGGCTGCTGGAACATCTCCGCGACGGTCCGGAACACGCCGAGCGGCACGGCTTCCGCCGGCCAGGCGATTTCCTTCAGCGCCGCCGCCGTCACCTCGGTGCCGAACGCCAGATCCTTCGCGGCGACCACCACCGTGGACGTGGCGAGCTCGCGCGGCGCCGTCGCCTCGATGGTGCGCATCCGCTTCTCCGCCTGACGCTCGAGCCAGGTCTGCGACAGGAAGACCGCCGCGGCCCCGAAGACGAGCGCAAGGAGAAGCATGACGATGGTGTTGGTCCGCAAGACCGGATCCTCGCTGCCTTCACCCTCCCTTTCCCCGGACGGAGCCTGCGCGCTGCGCCATAAACAAGCTCTTAAGCGTAAAATCGCAGCAAAGCACATGGTGAACGAAGTCTTTTCGATACGTCGGAAGACGTACATTAAATCTTTGTTAACCCTGATGTTCCACGGTCTTCTCCAGTCGCCGTGATCCTTGGACGGGATCGAAGACCATGCGAGCCTGGATCGGATATGCCCTCACGGCCAGCGTCACCGGCCTCGCCATGGCGGGCGCGGTGTGGTGGCGCTACGCCGACGACATTCCCGAGACGACCCTGGCCGCCTCGCCCGCCGCCCAGTCCGCCCCGCCCGCGGCGGTCCCCGTTCCGCCCACGCCGGCCCCGCCACGCGCCGCCCCTGCCGAGGGTGGACCGAAGGCGCAGCGCCGCTTCCCGCAGTCCGCCTTCTCGCCCGGCGAGATCATCGCCCCGGCCCCCTCCGTCACCGCCAAGACCCTCGCGGTCGGCGCGGACGGGGTCGTCATGCCGCCGGCCGGCGCCTTCGCGCCCGTCACCGATGCCCGCGACGCCGACCCGCAGCCGACCGCGTCGGTGCGCACCGCCGCCCTGACGCCGCCCGCCGAACCCATCCGCTCCGTCCCCGCCCGCGCGGAGGAGATCCGGCTCAACCTCCCCTCGGTCGCCGACGCCCGCACCCTGACGGGAGACGGCCGCCGCATCCGCCTCTCCGGCCTCGCCCTGCCCCCGGAGGGCAAGGCCTGCCGCAAGCTCGACGGCACGGCGGAGCCTTGCCGCGACAGGGCCCGCACGCAGCTCGAACTCTTCCTGCGCCACCGTCCGGTGGTCTGCGCGGTTCCGGCCGGCTCCAAGGCCGCCGCCGACGGCCGCTGCCGCATCGGCGAGGCCGATGTCGCCGAATGGCTCGTCCGCTCCGGCTGGGCGCTCGCCGAGGTCGACGCGCCCGAAAAGCTCAGGAAGGCGGCCGCGGAAGCGCAGCGCCAGCGCCTCGGCATGTGGCGCTGATCAGCCCGCCCCGATCTCCGAGAGCGCCGCGCGGATCGAGGCCGCCGTCAGGCCGGCGATCTCTTCCAGGTCCGCCGGTTCGGCGATGTAGGGCGGCGCCAGGATCACCGTGTCGCCCCGGACTCCGTCGACGTTGCCGCCGCAAGGGTAGCAGATGAGCCCGCGCGCCAGCGCCGCGTCCCGGATGCGGATGAAGAGCTTGTGCTCGGCCGCGAAGGGTTCTTTTGTGGCGCGGTCGGCCACCAGCTCCAGCCCGACGAAGAAGCCGCGCCCGCGGATGTCGCCGACCGCCTCGATGCCCTGGGTGGCCCCCTTCAGCATCTCCATGAACACCGGCCCGAGCCGCCGCACCTTCCCGACGAGCCCGTCGCGCCGCACGATCCGCTGCACCGCCACCCCGGCCGCACAGGCCGCCGTGTGGCCCGTGAAGGTGTGGCCCGTCAGCGGCCCCCCATAGGCCGCGTCCAGCACCACGCCGATCCGCCGGTGGTAGACCGTCGCCCCGAGCGGCAGGTAGCCACCGCCTAGCCCCTTGGCGACCGGCATGATGTCCGGCACCACCCCGTCATGCTCGAGCGCCCGCCACGTCCCGCAACGCCCTGCGCCGCACATCACCTCGTCGGCGATCATCAGCACGCCGTGGCGGTCGCAGACGTCCCGCACCAGGGCCGCGTAGCCCGGGGGAGCCGGCACCACGCCGCCCGCCGCCCCGACCACCGGCTCGAACACGAAGGCCGCAACCTTCTCGGCCCCGAGCCGCAGGATCTCCGCCTCCAGCTCCGCCGCGCACCAGGCCCCGACCTCCGCCGGCGCGACGCCCGCCGGGGGCCGGTAGACGTTCGCGGGCGAGATCAGCGACCCTTCGATCAACGCCCCTTCGTAGGGCGCCCGCCGCTCCAGGAACCCGGAGATCGACAGCGCGCCGAGCGTGTTGCCGTGCCACGACCGGTGCCGGGAGATGAACCGTCTGCGGGTCATTTCGCCTTTGGCCGCATGGTATTGCAGCGCGATCTTCAGAGCCGACTCGACCGCCTCCGAGCCGCCCGAGACGAACACCATGCGGTCGAGCCCGCCCCCGCAGGACTCAGCCACCAGCGCCGTCAGCTCCTCCAGCGGATCGCTCGTAAAGGTGTAGCGGTAGCCGTGCGCGATCCGGTCGAGCTGCGCCGTGATCGCCGCGTTGACCTCCCGGTTGCCGTGCCCGAGGCAGTAGACCGCCGGCCCGCCCGACCCGTCCACGTAGCGCTTGCCGCTCGCGTCGAAGACATGCATCCCCGACCCATACGCCACCTTCGGTAGCCCACCGCCGGCGATCGAGATGGTCGGCTGCGCGGCGGTCATGGTCTGGCTCCTCGGTTCGGGTCGCGGCGAGGCTGGTCCGAAGCCCCGCCGCGGTCAAGTCCGCGCTCCCCCGGGGCCCGGTGCCGAACGGGGTCGCTGGCACCGTCCGGCCCGGCTATCATCCGCCGAGGGGCAGAGGAGGACCGCGCCGCCATGATCACCGTCTTCGCCGAGGCGAGCCGCCGCCACGAACCGCCGGGCTTCGTCGTCGCCGGCCGGATCCGGCCGAGCCCGGAGCGGCCGGAGCGCATCGATCTCCTGATGGAGGGCGTGCGTGCGGTCGGCGCCACCCTCGTCGAGCCGCCCCCGGTCACCCTCGCCGAGGCCGCCCTCGTCCACGACGCCCGCTATCTCGCCTTCCTGGAGACGCTGGTCGAGCGCTGGGGACGCCAGCCGGACGCGGCCGCCTATCCGATCCCGAACATCCACGCCCTCGGCCGCCCGGGCCTGCCGCCCGCCTCCTATCCGGAGAGCGTCATCGGCCAGGTCGGCTGGCATCTCGGCGACGGCTCGGCGCCGATCCTGCCCGACACGCTCCCCGCCGCGCTGGGGGCGGCGGCCAGCGCCCTGCACGGGGCCACGCTGGTGCTCGGCGGCGAGACGCTGGTCTATGCGCTGTCGCGCCCGCCCGGCCATCACGCGAGCGCCGACATGGCGGCGGGCTTCTGCTACCTCAACAACAGCGCGCTGGCGGCCGAGGCCCTCACGCGCGCCGGCCGGCGAACCGCCATCCTCGACGTCGACGTCCATCACGGCAACGGCACCGAGGCGATCTTCTACGACCGTGCCGACGTCCTGACGGTGTCGCTGCATGTCGACCCCGCCCGCTTCTACCCCTTCTTCTGGGGCTACGCCGCCGAGACCGGCGCCGGCGCCGGCGAGGGCTTCAACCTGAACCTGCCGCTCCCGCGCGGCACCGGGGACGCCGCCTACCTGGAGGCGCTCGGCCTCGCGCTCGACCGCGTCCGCGCCTTCGCGCCCGACGTCCTCGTCCTCGCCGCGGGCCTGGACGCCGCCGCGGACGACCCGTTCCAGGGCTTCGCCCTCTCGCAGGGCGGCTTCGAGGCGATCGGGCGGGCCGTCCGGGCCCTCGGGGTCCCGGTCCTGGCCGTCCAGGAGGGCGGTTACCCCTCCCCGACGCTCGGCCTCAACCTCGCCGCCCTTCTCTCCGGCCTCGGCGCATGACGGCGCTGATCCGCCCGGCCCGGCCCGAGGAGTGCGAGGCCGTCGCCGGCATGGTCCGCACCCTCGCCCGCGACACGGGGGCGGAGACGGTCCCGGCCGTGACCGGCGAGACCTTGCGCGCCGAGGCCTTCGGGGCGAGCCCGCTGCTCCGCCTCTGGGTCGCCGAGGCCGACGGCCGTCTGGTCGGCATGCTGGTCGGCGTGGTGGCCTTCTCGACCTGGCGCGGCGGTCGCGGCCTCTACGTCTGCGATCTCTACGCCGAACCCGCCCGCCGCGGCTCGGGCCTCGGCCGCCGGCTCCTGGCCGCCGCCGCCCGCGCGGCCCGGGACGAGGGCCTGTCCTACATGAAGCTCGAGATCATCGGCACCAACCAGGGCGTCGCCCGCTTCTACGCCCGCCTCGGCTTCGAGCCGGTCGAGGGCGACGTGACCTGGGTGCTGGAGCGCGACGGCCTCGATCGTCTGGCGGCCGGCTGAGGCATTCACGCAGAAGCCGTGGGTGGACCCCACCGCCCCCGCGAACGCTTCCGGCGCCGTCCCGGGAAAGCCTTCCCCGCGGTTGTCACCCCGGCCATCGCGCCGGGGCCTAATGGCCGCCCCGCGGCCCGGCCGTAAAGCTGCCAAAAAGCCGCGACACCCGGCACGGCCAATGGATCCCGGCGCGATAGCCGGGATGACATCGGGGTGAGGGGCTTGGAGAAAAGCCACCGCTCTGCCGGCGGACGGCGAGCCCACAGCCCCCACAAACGCTTCCCGCTCCGAAGCCGGCGTCAGAGGTCCTTCCGGTACACGATGAAGCCGGAGCGCTGGGCCAGCGTGTCGTAGAGCCGCTGCGCGGTCAGGTTCGTCTCGTGCGTCTGCCAATAGACGCGCGGCGCGCCGGCCTCCCGGGCCCGGGCGTAGACCGCCTGGATGAGCGCCGTCGCCACGCCCCGCCCCCGAGCCTCCGGCGCGGTGAACAGGTCCTGCATGTAGCAGGTCGGGCCGATCATGACGGTGTTGCGGTGGTAGAGGTAGTGGGTCAGACCGATGAGCCGGTCGCCCGCGGCGGCGACGAGGCAATGGACCGGTTCGGATGCGTCGAAGAAGCGGCCCCAGGTCGTGCGCGTGACCGCCTCGGAGACCGCGGTCGGCCCCTTGCGCTCGTAAAAGGCGTTGTACCCCTCCCAGAGGGCGAGCCAGGGCTCGTACTCGTCGGAGCGCGGCAGACGGATCTCGAAGGGCGTCGACATGGGGTCACCTTGCCAGAAACCGGGAGCTGCGTGAACGCCCCGAGCGCCGGCCCGGGATCACACGTCGAAGGTCGTCTCCTTCTCCCAGGCCGTGAAATGGCCCGCATAGGCCTCCCACTCGCCCCGCTTGATGGCGAGATAGGCCCTGGAGAACCCGGCCCCCAGCATGGCGCGCAGCGTCTCGTCCGCCTCGAAGGCGCGCAGCGCGTCGAGGAGGTTGAGCGGCAGGCGCACGGCGTTCTCCACGAGGTGGCCGTCCGTGTACATGTTCACGTCCGAGCGCGGCCCCGGGTCCGCCTTCGCGGCGAGGCCGTCGAGGCCGGTGGCGATGATGGCGGCCTGCAGCAGGTACGGGTTGGCGGCGCCGTCGCCGAGCCGGAGCTCGAAGCGCCCCGGCCCCGGCACGCGCACCATGTGGGTGCGGTTGTTGCCGGTCCAGGTCACCGTGTTGGGCGACCAGGTCGCGCCGGAGAGCGTGCGCGGCGCGTTGATGCGCTTGTAGGAATTGACGGTGGGGTTCGTCAGCGCGGCGAGGGCCGCCGCGTGGCGCATGATCCCGCCCAGGAACCAGCGGCCCTCCTCGGACAGGCCGAGTTCCGCCTCCGGGTCGGCGAAGCGGTTGCGCGTGGCGCCGAGGTCCCAGACAGAGATGTGGGCGTGGCAGCCGTTGCCGGTCAGGCCGGGGAAGGGCTTGGGCATGAAGGTGGCCCGGAAGCCGTGCTTCTCGGCGACCGACTTGACCATGAACTTGAAGAAGGAATGCCGGTCCGCCGTGACGAGCGCATCGTCGAAGGCCCAGTTCATCTCGAACTGGCCGTTCGCGTCCTCGTGGTCGTTCTGGTAGGGCTGCCAGCCGAGCGCCAGCATGGCGTCGCAGATCTCGGCGATGACGTCGTAGCGGCGCATCAGCGCCTGCTGGTCGTAGCAGGACTTGGCCGCCGTATCGAGCCCGTCGGAGATCGCCTGGCCGTCCGCCGTGGTCAGGAAGAACTCCGCCTCCACGCCCGTGCGCACGCGCAGGCCCTGCTCGGCCGCCTTGGCGACCATCCGCTTCAGCGTGTTGCGCGGCGCCTGCTCGACGAGTTCGCCGTCCATGACGCAGTCGGCGGCGACCCAGGCGACCTCCTTCTTCCAAGGCAATTGGACGGCGGAGGCCGGGTCCGGCACCGCGAGCATGTCCGGGTCGGCCGGGGTCATGTCGAGCCAGGTCGCGAAGCCGGCGAACCCGGCGCCCTCCTTGGCCATCTCGGCGATCGCCTGGCTCGGAACCAGCTTGGCGCGCTGCCCGCCCGCCAGGTCCGTGTAGGAAATCAGGAAATACTTGATTCCGTTATCCCTGGCGAATTGATCGAGGTCGCGGGCCATGGGTCGGGGTCCCTGAAGGAGCGGGTGGTCAGAACTTGCCTTGTCCGGGAATCCAGTCGGTGCCGGCGAGCGGGACGCCGGCCATCGCGGCGGCTTCGATCGTCAGGGCGCAGAGGTCCTCGGGCTCGAGATTGTGCAGATGGCTCTTGCCGCAGGCGCGCGCGATGGTCTGCGCCTCCAGCGTCATGACCTTGAGGTAGTTGGCGAGCCGGCGGCCGGCGATCTCCGGGTCGACCCGCTTCATCAGCTCCGGATCCTGCGTCGTGATGCCGGCCGGGTCCTTGCCCTCGTGCCAGTCGTCGTAGGCCCCCGCGGTGGTGCCGAGCTTGCGGTACTCGTCCTCCCAGTGCGGGTCGTTGTCGCCGATGGCAACCAGCGCCGCCGTGCCGATCGAGACCGCGTCCGCCCCGAGCGCCAGGGCCTTGGCGACGTCCGCCCCGTTGCGGATGCCGCCGGAGACGATCAGTTGCACCTTGCGGTGCATGCCGAGGTCCTGCAGCGCCTTCACGGCGGGGCGGATGCAGGCGAGGGTCGGCATGCCGACATGCTCGATGAACACCTCCTGGGTCGCCGCGGTGCCGCCCTGCATGCCGTCCAGCACGACCACGTCGGCGCCGGACTTCACCGCGAGCGCCGTGTCGTAGTAGGGCCGCGCCCCGCCGACCTTCACGTAGATCGGTTTCTCCCAGTCGGTGAGTTCGCGCAGTTCCAGGATCTTGATCTCGAGGTCGTCCGGGCCGGTCCAGTCCGGGTGGCGGCAGGCGGAGCGCTGGTCGATGCCCTTCGGCAGCGTGCGCATCTCGGCGACCCGGTCGGTGATCTTCTGCCCGAGCAGCATGCCGCCGCC carries:
- the cpaB gene encoding Flp pilus assembly protein CpaB, whose amino-acid sequence is MRTNTIVMLLLALVFGAAAVFLSQTWLERQAEKRMRTIEATAPRELATSTVVVAAKDLAFGTEVTAAALKEIAWPAEAVPLGVFRTVAEMFQQPGRRMALAAISANEPLLQAKVSGPGQRATLSAVIDEGMKAVTVRVDEVNGVAGFVLPGDRVDVLLTRHQGEGDAITEVLVERARVLAIDQSFDQRAEKPSIPKAVTLEVHSGIAQKVAFASSVGTISLVLRPAGEVESAVVRSQRIRQATVSVSRATKRQEYGVRSEVE
- a CDS encoding thermonuclease family protein, producing the protein MRAWIGYALTASVTGLAMAGAVWWRYADDIPETTLAASPAAQSAPPAAVPVPPTPAPPRAAPAEGGPKAQRRFPQSAFSPGEIIAPAPSVTAKTLAVGADGVVMPPAGAFAPVTDARDADPQPTASVRTAALTPPAEPIRSVPARAEEIRLNLPSVADARTLTGDGRRIRLSGLALPPEGKACRKLDGTAEPCRDRARTQLELFLRHRPVVCAVPAGSKAAADGRCRIGEADVAEWLVRSGWALAEVDAPEKLRKAAAEAQRQRLGMWR
- a CDS encoding aspartate aminotransferase family protein, encoding MTAAQPTISIAGGGLPKVAYGSGMHVFDASGKRYVDGSGGPAVYCLGHGNREVNAAITAQLDRIAHGYRYTFTSDPLEELTALVAESCGGGLDRMVFVSGGSEAVESALKIALQYHAAKGEMTRRRFISRHRSWHGNTLGALSISGFLERRAPYEGALIEGSLISPANVYRPPAGVAPAEVGAWCAAELEAEILRLGAEKVAAFVFEPVVGAAGGVVPAPPGYAALVRDVCDRHGVLMIADEVMCGAGRCGTWRALEHDGVVPDIMPVAKGLGGGYLPLGATVYHRRIGVVLDAAYGGPLTGHTFTGHTAACAAGVAVQRIVRRDGLVGKVRRLGPVFMEMLKGATQGIEAVGDIRGRGFFVGLELVADRATKEPFAAEHKLFIRIRDAALARGLICYPCGGNVDGVRGDTVILAPPYIAEPADLEEIAGLTAASIRAALSEIGAG
- a CDS encoding histone deacetylase family protein: MITVFAEASRRHEPPGFVVAGRIRPSPERPERIDLLMEGVRAVGATLVEPPPVTLAEAALVHDARYLAFLETLVERWGRQPDAAAYPIPNIHALGRPGLPPASYPESVIGQVGWHLGDGSAPILPDTLPAALGAAASALHGATLVLGGETLVYALSRPPGHHASADMAAGFCYLNNSALAAEALTRAGRRTAILDVDVHHGNGTEAIFYDRADVLTVSLHVDPARFYPFFWGYAAETGAGAGEGFNLNLPLPRGTGDAAYLEALGLALDRVRAFAPDVLVLAAGLDAAADDPFQGFALSQGGFEAIGRAVRALGVPVLAVQEGGYPSPTLGLNLAALLSGLGA
- a CDS encoding GNAT family N-acetyltransferase, whose product is MTALIRPARPEECEAVAGMVRTLARDTGAETVPAVTGETLRAEAFGASPLLRLWVAEADGRLVGMLVGVVAFSTWRGGRGLYVCDLYAEPARRGSGLGRRLLAAAARAARDEGLSYMKLEIIGTNQGVARFYARLGFEPVEGDVTWVLERDGLDRLAAG
- a CDS encoding GNAT family N-acetyltransferase, with the protein product MSTPFEIRLPRSDEYEPWLALWEGYNAFYERKGPTAVSEAVTRTTWGRFFDASEPVHCLVAAAGDRLIGLTHYLYHRNTVMIGPTCYMQDLFTAPEARGRGVATALIQAVYARAREAGAPRVYWQTHETNLTAQRLYDTLAQRSGFIVYRKDL
- the glnT gene encoding type III glutamate--ammonia ligase — encoded protein: MARDLDQFARDNGIKYFLISYTDLAGGQRAKLVPSQAIAEMAKEGAGFAGFATWLDMTPADPDMLAVPDPASAVQLPWKKEVAWVAADCVMDGELVEQAPRNTLKRMVAKAAEQGLRVRTGVEAEFFLTTADGQAISDGLDTAAKSCYDQQALMRRYDVIAEICDAMLALGWQPYQNDHEDANGQFEMNWAFDDALVTADRHSFFKFMVKSVAEKHGFRATFMPKPFPGLTGNGCHAHISVWDLGATRNRFADPEAELGLSEEGRWFLGGIMRHAAALAALTNPTVNSYKRINAPRTLSGATWSPNTVTWTGNNRTHMVRVPGPGRFELRLGDGAANPYLLQAAIIATGLDGLAAKADPGPRSDVNMYTDGHLVENAVRLPLNLLDALRAFEADETLRAMLGAGFSRAYLAIKRGEWEAYAGHFTAWEKETTFDV
- a CDS encoding FMN-binding glutamate synthase family protein translates to MTYSNPPMPPRRSATFDEYTLAEIRRAAATGIYDIRGGGSKRKLPHFDDLLFLGASISRYPLEGYRERCETSVTLGARHARKPITLKIPITIAGMSFGSLSGPAKEALGRGATLAGTSTTTGDGGMTEEERGHSEILVYQYLPSRYGMNLRDLRRADAIEVVVGQGAKPGGGGMLLGQKITDRVAEMRTLPKGIDQRSACRHPDWTGPDDLEIKILELRELTDWEKPIYVKVGGARPYYDTALAVKSGADVVVLDGMQGGTAATQEVFIEHVGMPTLACIRPAVKALQDLGMHRKVQLIVSGGIRNGADVAKALALGADAVSIGTAALVAIGDNDPHWEDEYRKLGTTAGAYDDWHEGKDPAGITTQDPELMKRVDPEIAGRRLANYLKVMTLEAQTIARACGKSHLHNLEPEDLCALTIEAAAMAGVPLAGTDWIPGQGKF